From a single Streptomyces liliifuscus genomic region:
- a CDS encoding IucA/IucC family protein, which yields MTLSDAVAHLSPHRWARANRLLIRKALAEFAHERLITPEPTEGGGGEGGNAGNEGKPAEYAIRSDDGLTRYRFTATRRALDHWQVDAESITRHRNGGELPLHALDFFIELKGALGLSDEVLPVYLEEISSTLAGTCYKLTKPQLTSAELAKSGFQEIETGMTEGHPCFVANNGRLGFGVHEYLSYAPETASPVRLVWLAAHRSRAAFTAGVGIEYESFLRDELGEETVARFNDTLRAQELDPADFLFIPVHPWQWWNKLTVTFAAEVAQKRLVCLGEGDDEYLAQQSIRTFFNRSAPEKHYVKTALSVINMGFMRGLSAAYMEATPAINDWLAGLIDNDPVLRSTGLSIIRERAAVGYRHLEYEAATDRYSPYRKMLAALWRESPVPSLRDGESLATMASLVHVDHEGASIAATLIERSGLTPVEWLRRYLRAYFTPLLHSFYAYDLVFMPHGENVILVLKDGVVERAIYKDIAEEIAVMDPDAVLPPTVERLRVDVPEDKKLLSIFTDVFDCFFRFLAANLASEGVLEEDDFWQTVADCVRDYQAATPELADKFKQYDMFAPEFSLSCLNRLQLRDNEQMVDLADPAGALQLVGNLKNPIAGL from the coding sequence GTGACCCTGTCCGACGCCGTGGCACATCTGTCCCCCCACCGCTGGGCGCGGGCCAACCGCCTCCTCATCCGCAAGGCCCTCGCCGAGTTCGCCCACGAACGGCTGATCACCCCGGAGCCGACCGAAGGCGGAGGCGGCGAGGGCGGCAACGCGGGCAACGAAGGCAAGCCCGCCGAGTACGCCATCCGCAGTGACGACGGCCTGACCCGCTACCGGTTCACCGCCACCCGCCGCGCCCTGGACCACTGGCAGGTCGACGCCGAGTCGATCACCCGCCACCGGAACGGCGGCGAACTCCCCCTGCACGCCCTGGACTTCTTCATCGAGCTGAAGGGCGCGCTCGGTCTGAGCGACGAGGTTCTCCCGGTCTACCTGGAGGAGATCTCCTCCACCCTCGCCGGCACCTGCTACAAGCTCACCAAGCCCCAGCTCACCTCCGCCGAGCTCGCGAAAAGCGGCTTCCAGGAGATCGAGACGGGCATGACCGAGGGCCACCCCTGCTTCGTCGCCAACAACGGGCGACTGGGCTTCGGGGTCCACGAGTACCTCTCGTACGCGCCGGAGACGGCCAGCCCCGTACGGCTGGTCTGGCTGGCCGCGCACCGCTCGCGCGCCGCCTTCACCGCGGGCGTGGGCATCGAGTACGAGTCCTTCCTGCGCGACGAGCTGGGCGAGGAGACGGTCGCGCGGTTCAACGACACCCTGCGCGCCCAGGAGTTGGACCCGGCGGACTTCCTGTTCATCCCGGTCCACCCCTGGCAGTGGTGGAACAAGCTCACCGTCACCTTCGCCGCCGAGGTCGCCCAGAAACGCCTGGTGTGCCTGGGCGAGGGCGACGACGAGTACCTGGCCCAGCAGTCGATCCGGACGTTCTTCAACAGGAGCGCGCCCGAGAAGCACTATGTGAAGACCGCTCTGTCGGTCATCAACATGGGCTTCATGCGCGGCCTGTCCGCCGCGTACATGGAAGCCACCCCGGCCATCAACGACTGGCTGGCCGGGCTCATCGACAACGACCCGGTGCTGAGGTCGACCGGTCTGTCGATCATCCGCGAGCGGGCGGCCGTCGGCTACCGGCACCTGGAGTACGAGGCCGCCACCGACCGCTACTCCCCGTACCGGAAGATGCTCGCCGCCCTGTGGCGCGAGAGCCCGGTCCCCTCGCTCCGGGACGGCGAGTCGCTCGCCACCATGGCCTCGCTCGTGCATGTCGACCACGAGGGCGCGTCGATCGCGGCCACGCTGATCGAGCGCTCGGGGCTGACGCCGGTGGAGTGGCTGCGCCGCTATCTGCGGGCCTACTTCACCCCGCTGCTGCACAGCTTCTACGCGTACGACCTGGTGTTCATGCCGCACGGCGAGAACGTCATCCTCGTACTCAAGGACGGTGTCGTGGAGCGGGCGATCTACAAGGACATCGCCGAGGAGATCGCCGTCATGGACCCGGACGCGGTGCTGCCGCCGACGGTCGAGCGGCTGCGCGTCGACGTGCCCGAGGACAAAAAACTCCTGTCGATCTTCACGGACGTCTTCGACTGCTTCTTCCGCTTCCTCGCCGCGAACCTGGCGAGCGAGGGCGTCCTGGAGGAGGACGACTTCTGGCAGACGGTCGCCGACTGCGTACGCGACTACCAGGCGGCCACACCCGAACTCGCGGACAAGTTCAAGCAGTACGACATGTTCGCGCCCGAGTTCTCGCTGTCCTGCCTCAACCGTCTCCAACTGCGCGACAACGAACAGATGGTGGATCTCGCCGACCCCGCCGGAGCCCTCCAGCTCGTCGGGAACCTGAAGAACCCCATCGCCGGGCTGTAA
- a CDS encoding GNAT family N-acetyltransferase: MSAAGTGDTVGTLSLRPLDPLKDAELLHSWVTHPKAAFWMMQEAKLQDVEREYMAITANEHHHAYLGFHDGRPAFLMEKYDPRYIELVGLYEPEPGDVGMHFLVAPTDRPVHGFTRAVITAVMDELFADPRTRRVVVEPDVTNKAVHALNEAVGFVPAREIDKPEKRALLSFCTREHFLKKRSLATRGVSL, encoded by the coding sequence ATGAGCGCCGCCGGAACCGGCGACACCGTCGGCACCCTGAGCCTGCGCCCCCTCGACCCCCTCAAGGACGCCGAGCTGCTGCACTCCTGGGTGACGCATCCCAAGGCCGCCTTCTGGATGATGCAGGAGGCGAAACTCCAGGACGTGGAGCGGGAGTACATGGCCATCACGGCCAACGAGCACCATCACGCGTATCTCGGGTTCCACGACGGCCGGCCCGCGTTCCTGATGGAGAAGTACGACCCCCGGTACATCGAACTGGTCGGGCTGTACGAGCCCGAGCCCGGTGATGTCGGCATGCACTTCCTGGTCGCCCCCACCGACCGGCCCGTGCACGGCTTCACCAGGGCCGTCATCACCGCGGTGATGGACGAGCTGTTCGCCGACCCGCGCACCCGGCGGGTCGTCGTCGAGCCGGACGTCACCAACAAGGCAGTGCACGCGCTGAACGAGGCCGTCGGCTTCGTCCCGGCGCGCGAGATCGACAAGCCGGAGAAGCGCGCGCTGCTGTCCTTCTGCACGCGCGAGCACTTCTTGAAGAAGCGCAGCCTGGCCACCCGAGGAGTTTCCCTGTGA
- a CDS encoding lysine N(6)-hydroxylase/L-ornithine N(5)-oxygenase family protein yields MTALPEPAESAVRTHDFIGIGLGPFNLGLACLTEPIDELDGVFLESKPDFEWHSGMFLEGAHLQTPFMSDLVTLADPTSPYSFLNYLKESGRLYSFYIRENFYPLRVEYDDYCRWAASKLTGVRFSTTVAEVTYADDVYAVRTTAGDVFRARHLVLGTGTPPYVPEACAELGGDFIHNSRYRQHKRELQAKKSITLVGSGQSAAEIYYDLLSEIDVHGYRLNWVTRSPRFFPLEYTKLTLEMTSPEYIDYFHALPEQTRYRLQTEQKGLFKGIDGELIDSIFDLLYQKNLGGPVPTRLLTNSALSTASYENGAYTLGLRQEEQGKDYELHSEGLVLATGYKYVEPEFLRPVRDRIVYDEQGQYDVARNYAIDTTGRGIFLQNAGVHTHSITSPDLGMGAYRNAYIIRELLGTEYYPVEKSIAFQEFAV; encoded by the coding sequence TTGACCGCGCTTCCTGAACCCGCTGAATCCGCCGTGCGGACGCACGACTTCATCGGCATCGGGCTCGGCCCCTTCAACCTCGGCCTCGCCTGCCTCACCGAGCCGATCGACGAACTCGACGGTGTCTTCCTGGAGTCCAAGCCGGACTTCGAGTGGCACTCCGGGATGTTCCTGGAGGGCGCACACCTCCAGACCCCGTTCATGTCGGACCTGGTCACCCTGGCCGACCCGACGTCCCCGTACTCCTTCCTCAACTACCTCAAGGAATCGGGCCGTCTGTACTCGTTCTACATCCGCGAGAACTTCTATCCGCTGCGCGTCGAGTACGACGACTACTGCCGGTGGGCCGCCTCGAAACTGACCGGCGTCCGTTTCAGCACGACGGTCGCGGAGGTGACGTACGCGGACGACGTGTACGCCGTCCGCACGACCGCCGGTGACGTGTTCCGTGCCCGGCACCTCGTCCTGGGCACCGGCACTCCCCCGTACGTCCCGGAGGCCTGCGCGGAGCTCGGCGGGGACTTCATCCACAACTCCCGCTACCGGCAGCACAAGCGGGAGCTGCAGGCCAAGAAGTCGATCACGCTGGTCGGCAGCGGGCAGTCCGCGGCCGAGATCTACTACGACCTGCTGAGCGAGATCGACGTCCACGGCTACCGGCTCAACTGGGTCACCCGCTCCCCGCGCTTCTTCCCGCTCGAATACACCAAGCTGACGCTGGAGATGACCTCCCCGGAGTACATCGACTACTTCCACGCGCTGCCCGAGCAGACCCGCTACCGCCTCCAGACGGAGCAGAAGGGCCTGTTCAAGGGCATCGACGGCGAGCTGATCGACTCGATCTTCGACCTGCTCTACCAGAAGAACCTCGGCGGCCCGGTCCCCACCCGTCTGCTCACCAACTCCGCCCTCTCCACGGCGAGTTACGAGAACGGCGCGTACACCCTGGGCCTGCGCCAGGAGGAGCAGGGCAAGGACTACGAGCTGCACTCCGAGGGCCTGGTTCTCGCGACCGGCTACAAGTACGTGGAGCCCGAGTTCCTGAGGCCCGTCCGCGACCGCATCGTCTACGACGAGCAAGGCCAGTACGACGTGGCCCGCAACTACGCCATCGACACCACCGGCCGCGGCATCTTCCTGCAGAACGCCGGCGTCCACACCCACTCGATCACCTCACCGGACCTCGGCATGGGCGCCTACCGCAACGCCTACATCATCCGGGAACTGCTCGGCACCGAGTACTACCCGGTGGAGAAGTCCATCGCGTTCCAGGAGTTCGCCGTATGA
- the desA gene encoding lysine decarboxylase DesA, whose product MRSHLLNDTTAERYRRSVTEGIERVAAKLATTDRPFTGVTVDALSPRIEQIDLDKPLHDTTAVLDELEDVYLRDAIYFHHPRYLAHLNCPVVIPAVLGEAVLSAVNSSLDTWDQSAGGTLIERKLVDWTNERIGFGPAADGVFTSGGSQSNLQALLLAREEAKPGQGGSEASASHAKLRIFASEVSHFSVKKSAKLLGLSQDSVVSIPVGNDKRMQTVALARELERCKRDGLVPMAVVATAGTTDFGSIDPLPEIAELCEQFGAWMHVDAAYGCGLLASLKNRHRIDGIERADSVTVDYHKSFFQPVSSSALLVRDAATLGHATYHAEYLNPRRMVQERIPNQVDKSLQTTRRFDALKLWMTLRVMGADGIGQLFDEVCDLAGQGWKLLAADPRYDVVVEPSLSTLVFRYIPAAVTDPAEIDRANLYARKALFASGDAVVAGTKVGGRHFLKFTLLNPETTTDDISAVLDLIAGHAEQYLGESLDRAS is encoded by the coding sequence ATGCGCTCGCACCTGCTCAATGACACGACCGCGGAGCGGTACCGCCGCTCCGTGACCGAAGGAATAGAGCGGGTGGCGGCCAAACTCGCCACCACCGACCGTCCGTTCACAGGCGTCACGGTCGACGCCCTCTCGCCCCGGATCGAGCAGATCGACCTCGACAAGCCGCTGCACGACACGACCGCGGTGCTCGACGAGCTGGAGGACGTCTACCTCCGGGACGCGATCTACTTCCACCACCCCCGCTACCTCGCGCACCTCAACTGCCCGGTGGTCATACCCGCCGTGCTCGGCGAGGCGGTCCTCTCCGCCGTCAACTCCTCCCTCGACACCTGGGACCAGTCGGCCGGCGGCACCCTCATCGAGCGCAAGCTCGTCGACTGGACCAACGAGCGCATCGGGTTCGGGCCCGCCGCCGACGGCGTGTTCACCTCCGGCGGCTCGCAGTCCAACCTCCAGGCGCTGCTGCTGGCCCGCGAGGAGGCCAAGCCGGGGCAGGGAGGGTCGGAAGCGTCTGCCTCGCACGCCAAACTGCGGATCTTCGCCTCCGAGGTGAGCCACTTCAGCGTCAAGAAGTCGGCAAAACTCCTGGGCCTCAGCCAGGACTCCGTGGTCTCGATCCCCGTGGGCAACGACAAGCGCATGCAGACGGTCGCGCTCGCCCGCGAGCTGGAGCGCTGCAAGCGCGACGGCCTGGTCCCGATGGCCGTCGTCGCGACCGCGGGCACCACCGACTTCGGTTCCATCGACCCGCTGCCCGAGATCGCCGAGCTGTGCGAGCAGTTCGGTGCCTGGATGCACGTCGACGCCGCGTACGGCTGCGGACTGCTCGCGTCCCTGAAGAACCGGCACCGCATCGACGGCATCGAGCGCGCCGACTCGGTGACCGTGGACTACCACAAGTCCTTCTTCCAGCCGGTGAGTTCCTCCGCCCTGCTGGTCCGCGACGCGGCCACCCTGGGCCACGCGACCTACCACGCGGAGTACCTCAACCCGCGCCGCATGGTGCAGGAGCGCATCCCCAACCAGGTCGACAAGTCCCTGCAGACCACGCGCCGCTTCGACGCCCTCAAGCTGTGGATGACACTGCGTGTGATGGGCGCCGACGGCATCGGCCAGCTCTTCGACGAGGTCTGCGACCTGGCCGGGCAGGGCTGGAAGCTGCTCGCGGCCGACCCGCGCTACGACGTCGTGGTCGAGCCGTCGCTGTCCACCCTCGTCTTCCGCTACATCCCGGCGGCCGTCACCGACCCGGCCGAGATCGACCGCGCCAACCTGTACGCCCGCAAGGCTCTGTTCGCCTCCGGCGACGCGGTGGTCGCGGGTACGAAGGTCGGCGGCCGCCACTTCCTCAAGTTCACCCTGCTCAACCCCGAGACCACGACGGACGACATCTCCGCCGTGCTCGACCTGATCGCCGGCCACGCCGAGCAGTACCTGGGAGAGTCCCTTGACCGCGCTTCCTGA
- a CDS encoding siderophore-interacting protein encodes MPTAVAAPFRFFTLQVTRTRRLSPSLVRVTFTGPDIHAFASNGQDQSLSLFLPRPGQQTPVMPMEYGDGWRQAWIDTPEDVRAVMRSYTLRALRQDATGATTEIDIDFVLHGTEPGAATPAGPASRWAADAEAGDRAVLLGPSVADNTAIRFRPPADADLILIWADETALPAASAILETLPAGTKARVWLEVPHAGDRVEPTTSADVEITWLVRDETHDAIPDNAQDEPSSETHAEASPLALEAIRTAQLPSAQAPYAWIAGESGCVKALRRHLVREREIDRRRVTFVGYWRRGLSEEQLRERGE; translated from the coding sequence ATGCCGACGGCAGTAGCCGCCCCGTTCCGTTTCTTCACCCTTCAGGTCACACGGACGAGGCGGCTCAGCCCGTCCCTCGTCCGCGTCACCTTCACCGGCCCGGACATCCACGCCTTCGCCTCGAACGGCCAGGACCAGAGCCTCTCGCTCTTCCTCCCCCGCCCCGGCCAGCAGACCCCCGTCATGCCGATGGAGTACGGCGACGGCTGGCGCCAGGCCTGGATCGACACCCCCGAAGACGTCCGCGCGGTCATGCGCTCGTACACGCTGCGCGCCCTGCGCCAGGACGCGACCGGCGCCACCACAGAGATCGACATCGACTTCGTGCTGCACGGCACGGAACCGGGCGCCGCAACTCCCGCGGGCCCGGCCTCCCGCTGGGCCGCGGACGCCGAGGCCGGCGACCGGGCCGTCCTGCTCGGCCCGTCCGTCGCCGACAACACGGCGATCCGGTTCCGCCCGCCCGCCGACGCAGACCTGATCCTCATCTGGGCCGACGAGACGGCCCTGCCCGCCGCCTCGGCCATCCTGGAGACCCTGCCCGCCGGGACGAAGGCCCGCGTCTGGCTGGAGGTCCCGCACGCCGGCGACCGCGTCGAGCCCACCACATCCGCGGACGTGGAGATCACCTGGCTCGTACGCGACGAGACGCACGACGCCATACCGGACAACGCGCAGGACGAGCCCTCCAGCGAGACACACGCCGAGGCATCCCCCCTCGCCCTGGAAGCCATCCGCACCGCCCAACTCCCCTCAGCCCAGGCCCCGTACGCCTGGATCGCGGGCGAGTCCGGGTGCGTGAAGGCCCTGCGGCGCCACCTCGTGCGGGAGCGCGAGATCGACCGCAGGCGGGTCACCTTCGTCGGCTACTGGCGGCGCGGACTGAGCGAGGAGCAGCTGCGCGAGCGAGGCGAGTGA
- a CDS encoding ABC transporter substrate-binding protein: MSNARATHLTRRGILAAGGALGLGAALAACGDEDSKSGGSADATKSAAASGPWSFEDDRGTTVKLDRIPANIVAFTGVAAALHDYGIEVKGVFGPTKTKDGKADVQAGDMDVSKVTVLGNTWGEFNIEKYAGLAPDVLISTMFDDAGTLWYVPEESEDKILKLAPSVGISVYDRQLPKPLERMLALAESLGADVKAAKTVEAKKNFETAAERLRKAAKARPEIKVLIGSASQDIFYVSGSNLSIDLEYFKALGVNLVEPSAKALKASGGWYENLSWENVDKYPADIIMMDDRTATIQPADITEATWKKLPAVKADQVIPRTPEPILSYDKCTPMLNTLAEAIEKAKKVA, translated from the coding sequence ATGTCCAACGCCCGTGCCACTCACCTCACCCGCCGCGGCATCCTCGCCGCCGGTGGCGCCCTCGGCCTCGGTGCCGCGCTCGCCGCCTGCGGTGACGAAGACTCGAAGAGCGGTGGCTCGGCGGACGCGACGAAAAGCGCCGCCGCGTCAGGCCCGTGGAGCTTCGAGGACGACCGCGGCACGACGGTGAAGCTGGACAGGATCCCGGCCAACATCGTCGCCTTCACCGGTGTCGCCGCCGCCCTCCACGACTACGGCATCGAGGTCAAGGGTGTCTTCGGTCCGACGAAGACCAAGGACGGCAAGGCCGATGTCCAGGCCGGCGACATGGACGTCAGCAAGGTGACGGTCCTCGGCAACACGTGGGGCGAGTTCAACATCGAGAAGTACGCGGGGCTCGCCCCCGACGTGCTGATCTCCACGATGTTCGACGACGCCGGCACCCTCTGGTACGTCCCCGAGGAGTCCGAGGACAAGATCCTCAAGCTCGCCCCGAGCGTCGGCATCTCCGTCTACGACCGTCAGCTGCCCAAGCCGCTGGAGCGCATGCTCGCGCTCGCCGAATCGCTGGGCGCCGACGTGAAGGCCGCCAAGACCGTCGAGGCGAAGAAGAACTTCGAGACGGCCGCCGAGCGGCTGCGCAAGGCCGCCAAGGCCCGCCCGGAGATCAAGGTCCTCATCGGCTCCGCGAGCCAGGACATCTTCTACGTCTCCGGCTCGAACCTCTCCATCGACCTGGAGTACTTCAAGGCCCTCGGCGTGAACCTCGTCGAGCCCTCCGCCAAGGCCCTGAAGGCCAGCGGCGGTTGGTACGAGAACCTGAGCTGGGAGAACGTCGACAAGTACCCGGCGGACATCATCATGATGGACGACCGCACCGCGACCATCCAGCCCGCCGACATCACCGAGGCCACCTGGAAGAAGCTCCCCGCGGTCAAGGCCGACCAGGTCATCCCCCGCACCCCGGAGCCGATCCTCTCCTACGACAAGTGCACCCCCATGCTCAACACCCTCGCCGAAGCAATAGAAAAGGCCAAGAAGGTCGCCTGA
- a CDS encoding laminin G domain-containing protein, with translation MTGYGGAAHAEVPSTQRSAAAGGIPQAARSSAALAAETGEPVEVLHERTEYSQVFAQPDGSFKLTQSTTPRRVKGADGAWQPVDVTLEKRADGRIAPKGAVVDLSFADGGAGSDMIRIGDRKGRALTLGWDRELPEPVLDGDTATYREVLPGVDLLLTATPESYREVLVVKTPQAATSPALDKVVLGVDSEGLEVRPNTNGGLVAENEDGVEVFTGPPGRMWDSAGEAAEGSGPQTMMGEGAAAAEGEERDPAVGPGNGAASAVMPVQVEGDSIAVVPDAEMLERAGTVYPVYIDPAVGLGHTYRAVLSSDGDSFWMFKGAGYGIGRCGSNSQGACTTGAWYTNRMYFQFNSASALRGKYVIDSTFRAYETWSFDCTPAWVDLERTDGISSGSKWPGPGGPKSDNSWDQLGDKYVAAGRGTACAPEQPNSWIEFNDNPAEADENLNSTVRNFADGKIDNLTLMLKAKDESDVTAWKRFDDNAELEVEFAYQPGVPTRYGVWPGNMGGDPDDVQCSTSSSNPVVVTRAEPYVQAAVQTKVEHSKGDSEGLLQAEWVMERRQADGTWVSSWSDYKPDSGWDPDGTVETAKVSARVDKTVYRVKARTQSHWTYQSKSGDLFSSYTPWCYFKVDADRPQAPVVSAVQGGIYSLCVTEDCGAQGGPGTRGKLHFAQNSADTDVVKYEWRLPGMTKPKFITGASVDEEITPLVAGRQTLQIRGWDAGGYGEWAYVKIKVAAAQGALGRWHFDDSPAGSAEKLAKDSAVEGAVRHNATMFTEGTGFSSLARRGDADQSLWLDSTDPAKQQGYAATSTPVLNTSDSFTVSTWAYLTDASANRVVLAQPGSASNAFTLYYSTSYKAWVFNRTDQDKAAPVFIRSIADQQNPQLKVWTHLAGVFKTEGDDGIPDTDPTNDTIQLFVNGRPQGQPVNLASAASTYQPWSASGTLQWARSVKAGTGQEFFRGRLDETAVWQRPLTEAEIRLEGLLSENEAAATELMAEWDASTSTGTALAEKTGYPFPAMTLAGSAKLEESPQLLTLDGANSYATTTGPAVDETGSFTVSALTRADSAKLIGKADGYTMTVAKQKIGNEASWALKLVKLADDIDGDGKPECLWRFERAKVDATGKKTATTHVSATAVAILDELVHVTGVYNAAEAFEDGDATRFGKLHLFVGADEQVDEATEPNFAEPQQGTGELAIGRGHSNGAPGEYLPGAVEGLRIWTGAMESRQIAERVLGEATPTG, from the coding sequence ATGACCGGCTATGGCGGTGCAGCCCATGCCGAGGTGCCGTCGACGCAACGGAGTGCCGCGGCGGGGGGCATTCCGCAGGCAGCCCGATCCTCGGCGGCACTGGCTGCCGAGACCGGGGAGCCCGTGGAGGTGCTCCACGAGCGCACCGAGTACTCGCAGGTGTTCGCCCAGCCGGATGGCAGCTTCAAACTCACTCAGTCGACCACTCCGCGGCGAGTCAAGGGTGCCGACGGGGCATGGCAGCCCGTCGACGTCACGCTGGAGAAGCGCGCCGACGGCCGTATCGCGCCGAAGGGCGCGGTGGTGGACCTGTCCTTCGCCGACGGGGGTGCGGGTTCGGACATGATCCGCATCGGGGACCGCAAGGGGCGTGCGCTCACCCTGGGCTGGGATCGTGAACTGCCGGAACCGGTTCTGGACGGGGATACGGCCACGTACCGCGAGGTGCTTCCCGGCGTCGACCTGCTGCTGACGGCGACGCCAGAGTCGTATCGCGAGGTTCTGGTGGTCAAGACACCGCAGGCGGCTACGAGTCCGGCGTTGGACAAGGTGGTTCTCGGCGTCGACAGCGAGGGGCTGGAGGTCCGGCCCAACACCAATGGTGGGTTGGTGGCCGAGAACGAGGACGGGGTGGAGGTCTTCACCGGACCACCGGGGCGGATGTGGGACTCCGCCGGTGAGGCCGCCGAGGGTTCTGGCCCTCAGACCATGATGGGCGAGGGTGCTGCCGCAGCCGAGGGTGAGGAGAGAGATCCGGCTGTCGGCCCCGGAAACGGTGCAGCTTCCGCGGTGATGCCTGTGCAGGTCGAAGGCGACAGCATCGCCGTCGTGCCGGACGCCGAGATGTTGGAAAGGGCCGGCACTGTCTACCCGGTCTATATCGATCCGGCGGTTGGGCTCGGGCACACGTACCGCGCGGTTCTGTCCTCCGACGGTGACAGTTTCTGGATGTTCAAGGGGGCCGGCTACGGCATTGGCCGATGCGGTTCCAACTCCCAGGGTGCGTGCACCACCGGTGCCTGGTACACGAACCGGATGTACTTCCAGTTCAACTCCGCGAGTGCGTTGCGCGGCAAGTACGTGATCGATTCGACGTTCCGGGCGTACGAGACGTGGTCGTTCGACTGCACCCCGGCCTGGGTGGACCTGGAACGCACCGACGGAATCTCTTCGGGCAGCAAGTGGCCGGGCCCCGGCGGACCCAAGTCGGACAACAGCTGGGACCAGCTGGGAGACAAGTACGTTGCGGCGGGACGTGGCACCGCTTGTGCGCCGGAGCAGCCGAACTCGTGGATCGAGTTCAACGACAATCCGGCCGAGGCGGATGAGAATCTGAACTCCACGGTACGGAACTTCGCCGACGGCAAGATCGACAACCTGACGCTCATGCTCAAGGCGAAGGACGAATCGGACGTCACCGCCTGGAAGCGCTTCGACGACAACGCCGAACTCGAGGTGGAGTTCGCCTACCAGCCCGGGGTGCCCACGCGGTACGGGGTATGGCCGGGCAACATGGGCGGCGACCCGGATGACGTGCAGTGCTCCACCTCTTCCTCCAACCCCGTCGTCGTCACCCGGGCTGAGCCGTATGTGCAGGCGGCTGTGCAGACCAAGGTCGAGCACAGCAAGGGGGACTCGGAAGGCCTGCTCCAGGCCGAGTGGGTGATGGAGCGACGGCAGGCCGACGGCACCTGGGTGAGCAGTTGGAGCGACTACAAACCCGACTCCGGTTGGGACCCCGACGGCACCGTGGAGACAGCGAAGGTCTCTGCGCGGGTGGACAAGACGGTGTACCGGGTCAAGGCACGTACTCAGTCGCATTGGACCTACCAGAGCAAGTCCGGAGACCTGTTCTCGTCCTACACCCCGTGGTGCTACTTCAAGGTCGATGCCGATCGGCCCCAAGCCCCCGTCGTGAGCGCCGTGCAGGGCGGCATCTATTCGCTGTGCGTCACGGAGGACTGTGGGGCCCAGGGCGGTCCCGGCACCCGGGGCAAGCTGCACTTCGCTCAGAACTCAGCGGACACCGATGTCGTGAAGTACGAGTGGCGGCTGCCGGGCATGACCAAGCCCAAGTTCATCACCGGTGCCAGTGTGGACGAGGAGATCACGCCTCTTGTGGCCGGCCGTCAGACCTTGCAGATCCGCGGATGGGACGCCGGAGGCTACGGTGAGTGGGCGTACGTCAAGATCAAGGTCGCAGCCGCGCAAGGCGCGCTCGGCCGATGGCACTTCGACGACTCCCCGGCGGGCTCAGCCGAAAAACTGGCCAAGGACAGCGCGGTTGAAGGCGCGGTCCGCCACAACGCGACGATGTTCACCGAGGGCACAGGCTTCTCCTCGCTCGCACGCCGTGGAGACGCGGACCAGTCGCTTTGGTTGGACAGCACCGACCCGGCCAAACAGCAGGGATATGCGGCCACTTCGACACCTGTTCTCAACACGAGTGACTCCTTCACCGTGTCGACGTGGGCGTATCTGACCGATGCATCGGCCAACAGGGTGGTCCTGGCTCAGCCGGGCAGCGCGTCGAACGCCTTCACGCTGTACTACTCGACCTCCTACAAAGCGTGGGTGTTCAACCGCACCGACCAGGACAAGGCCGCCCCGGTCTTCATTCGCTCCATTGCCGATCAGCAGAATCCTCAACTGAAGGTATGGACGCACCTGGCGGGTGTCTTCAAGACCGAGGGCGACGACGGGATCCCGGACACCGATCCGACGAACGACACGATTCAGTTGTTCGTCAATGGTCGGCCCCAGGGGCAGCCGGTGAACCTGGCCAGCGCGGCCTCCACCTACCAGCCCTGGTCGGCCTCCGGCACTCTGCAGTGGGCGCGCTCGGTCAAGGCGGGTACGGGGCAGGAATTCTTCCGAGGCCGACTCGACGAGACGGCTGTTTGGCAGCGGCCCCTCACTGAGGCGGAAATACGTCTGGAAGGCCTGCTCAGCGAGAACGAGGCCGCCGCAACGGAGTTGATGGCGGAGTGGGATGCCTCCACATCAACAGGCACCGCCCTGGCGGAGAAAACGGGCTACCCGTTCCCGGCGATGACACTTGCCGGAAGCGCCAAACTCGAAGAGAGTCCGCAGCTGCTGACACTGGACGGTGCCAACAGCTACGCCACCACCACCGGACCAGCGGTCGACGAGACCGGTTCCTTCACTGTCAGCGCGCTGACCCGGGCAGATTCCGCCAAGCTGATCGGCAAAGCCGACGGCTACACCATGACCGTCGCCAAGCAGAAGATCGGCAACGAGGCGTCGTGGGCCCTGAAGCTGGTCAAACTGGCCGACGACATCGACGGCGACGGCAAACCTGAATGCCTCTGGCGTTTCGAGCGCGCCAAGGTCGACGCCACGGGGAAGAAGACCGCAACCACGCACGTGTCGGCCACCGCGGTGGCGATCCTGGACGAACTCGTGCATGTCACCGGGGTGTACAACGCGGCCGAGGCATTCGAGGACGGCGACGCCACCCGGTTCGGCAAACTGCACCTCTTCGTCGGCGCCGACGAACAGGTGGATGAAGCGACCGAGCCGAACTTCGCCGAGCCGCAGCAGGGCACCGGCGAGCTCGCCATCGGCCGCGGCCACAGCAACGGCGCACCCGGTGAGTACCTGCCCGGTGCGGTGGAGGGCTTGCGCATCTGGACCGGAGCCATGGAGAGCCGTCAGATCGCCGAGCGAGTCCTCGGCGAGGCGACGCCCACCGGCTAA